A region of Candidatus Roizmanbacteria bacterium DNA encodes the following proteins:
- a CDS encoding response regulator, with amino-acid sequence MSTDTDRSKTILVVEDEEYLRDLYVQILKQEGYNVEVAVNGEEAYQKMSQKDYDLVILDVILPKMDGLQVVDKLKNEGHSVNKNVVLLSNLGQELVAAKAIDLGVRGYMVKSDYTPEELVKEVGGYLTDDGPKSEL; translated from the coding sequence ATGTCAACAGACACAGATAGGTCTAAAACCATTTTAGTCGTCGAAGATGAAGAGTACTTACGTGATCTGTATGTCCAGATACTGAAGCAGGAAGGATACAATGTTGAAGTCGCCGTAAACGGTGAAGAAGCCTACCAGAAAATGTCTCAAAAAGATTATGACCTTGTGATTCTGGATGTCATACTTCCGAAAATGGACGGTCTTCAGGTAGTAGATAAGCTGAAAAATGAGGGACATTCCGTCAACAAAAATGTCGTCCTGCTGTCCAATCTCGGACAGGAGCTCGTTGCTGCAAAGGCAATCGACTTAGGAGTGAGAGGATATATGGTTAAGAGTGACTATACACCTGAAGAACTGGTGAAAGAAGTCGGCGGTTATCTGACAGACGACGGACCGAAATCAGAACTATAA